A window of the Juglans microcarpa x Juglans regia isolate MS1-56 chromosome 5D, Jm3101_v1.0, whole genome shotgun sequence genome harbors these coding sequences:
- the LOC121264446 gene encoding peroxidase 21 encodes MATAKHHSSPCFLFLFSLILFQFHLGKCDLQPNYYSQSCPQAEAIIKREVTNLYYKHGNTAVSWVRNLFHDCMVKSCDASLLLETVNGITSEKTSGRSFGMRNFKYVQTIKAALELECPLQVSCADIVALSARDGIVMLGGPLIEMKTGRRDSRESHATVVEDSIPNHNDSISLVLSRFQSIGLDVEGVVALLGAHSVGRVHCVNLVHRLYPTVDPTLDPNYAEYLKGRCPTPTPDPKAVFYARNDRETPMILDNMYYKNLLGHKGLLIVDAQLVSDPTTAPFVQKFADDNDYFFEQFTKAVLLLSENNPLTGDQGEIRKDCRYVNSI; translated from the exons ATGGCCACAGCCAAGCATCATTCTTCTCCCTGCTTCTTATTTCTGTTCTCACTGATACTCTTCCAGTTTCATTTGG GCAAATGTGATCTTCAACCGAACTATTACTCTCAAAGTTGCCCACAAGCCGAAGCGATCATCAAACGAGAGGTCACCAATCTGTACTATAAACATGGAAATACAGCTGTTTCATGGGTTAGGAATCTCTTCCATGATTGTATGGTTAAG TCATGCGATGCATCTCTCTTGTTGGAGACTGTGAATGGTATTACATCGGAGAAAACATCTGGAAGAAGCTTTGGGATGAGAAATTTCAAGTACGTCCAAACGATCAAGGCTGCACTTGAGCTCGAATGTCCCCTGCAAGTTTCTTGCGCTGATATCGTTGCTCTTTCTGCAAGAGATGGTATAGTCATG TTGGGAGGACCACTCATTGAAATGAAAACTGGGAGGAGGGACAGCAGGGAAAGCCATGCAACAGTGGTTGAAGACTCCATCCCTAATCACAATGATAGCATTTCTCTTGTGCTCTCTCGCTTTCAATCCATTGGACTCGATGTTGAGGGTGTGGTTGCTCTTTTAG gtgcTCACTCAGTAGGTCGAGTTCATTGCGTCAATCTTGTACACAGACTCTACCCCACGGTCGACCCAACTTTGGACCCAAACTATGCAGAATACCTAAAAGGACGATGCCCAACGCCAACTCCTGATCCAAAAGCAGTGTTTTATGCAAGAAACGACAGAGAAACCCCAATGATATTGGATAACATGTACTACAAAAACCTTTTAGGCCACAAGGGCCTCCTCATTGTGGATGCGCAGCTTGTTTCTGACCCCACAACAGCTCCTTTCGTACAGAAGTTTGCTGATGATAATGACTACTTCTTCGAACAGTTCACTAAGGCTGTGCTTTTGTTATCAGAGAACAACCCACTTACCGGAGACCAAGGAGAAATAAGAAAGGATTGCCGCTATGTGAATAGCATTTAA